The sequence CAAATTGTTCACAGATCTCAGGGTCGCGTCGCGCAAAGTTATTCACAATTGGCTGCGGGGAGCTGGAGGGCTCTCCTCGCCAATCATGAATAACTTTGGAGGGACTATAAGGGTTGCGAGGAACGAGCTACCCTGGGAAAACGCCATAGAATTCCCAACCCCATCGTGGGTTGCGGATCCTCACCCGTCAGGTCGAGAGCCGGGATTCACCCTGCAATAGGCCCTGCGTGAACCACGGATTTCTCGGATGACACGGATGACAAACCAGGTTGCTGAGTCGATCGCTGGGTAGCGGCGATTCTCAAATGGAAAGTGCGCACCAAACACGCCGACGGCTAACAAGGTAGGGCGAGACTCTGTCGAGCCCATGAATGCTCAAGGTGTAAAAGAGTTCGAACGGGCCGCGGCGAGAAGCGACCAGGAGTATCCGATGGTTTCACTCCTTTCGGATTACCCTGTTTCGCATGCTATTCATTCTCCCACTGAGGGCTAATAGCATAAAACCGACGAACGTTTATCTATTGACCTGCGCTGAACTTAAACAAACACGCGGTACAGGAAACAAAACCATAACACGATTGGACAGTATGCACAAAAACTACATCTTGACGCACCCTACATAGGATGTATGTTTGAACCCGTGGCCAAAAAAGCCCGGCAAGCTTCTAACTTGCCGGGCTCGTAGTCCGAAGTCGCCGCGAGGGCGAACATCAGCCTGGAAGCCGTGTTCTACCCCATGTCTGACCTCGGAAGCAACAACATCCCAGCGCGCCACCTAGCCGGGTTAGAAAGGCAAAATGCCAGAAACCGCAGAAATTAAGTGTATTAACAAGTCAGACCGCCCGAACCCGCACGAGCGGATTAGGAATGTGGGCGGCATAGGTAATGGACGCCGATGGACTCTCACTCAGGCGGACGCCATCGCCGGAATCGAATCCGGTAAATGGCGGTTTTTCGCGCAGGCCCAAGGAAGCTCGGTCTGGGTGGTCGTGGCGGTCAGCCGCTACGGAAACAAATACCTCAAGACGGAGAGTGATGGTGAGCAACCCAACAACCTGTTGAGCCTGCCCGAGTGCCCGTAACCCACGAGCCAAATGCCCAAACTCGGTTCCATCGCTGAAATCCGAATGGGCGCGACCCTGCGGGGTCGGGATGCAACTCGTCCCGATCCCAATGGAAGCCACCGCCTGATCCGCATCGGAGACCTTTCGTCGGACGGCGAATTACTCAAGCTCGATCTACTCCGTTTTGAACCAAGAACGCAGATCAGCGAAAACCTACTGCTGAAACCCGGTGATGTCCTATTCCCGAACCGAGGAACGCGCCTCACGGCCCACGCATTCAGAATGGATCTACCCAACGTCATCGTCGGAGCACAGTTCTTTGTGCTGCGACCGGATTCAACCCAGCTTCTGCCCGGGTATCTGGCCTGGTTTCTCCGCGGGGAGGAAGCAGCAACTCACTTTACCGCCCGACGAAAAGGCACTTTGGTACAAGTCTTGGAACGCAAAGATCTATACGACCTCGCGGTGCCCGTTCCCCCGCTCCCGACTCAAGCACGAATTGTGGAACTCTCCTCCTTGGGACGGAGGGAACGTCAGATCTCCGAACGCCTTACTGAACTTAAATGGCAGGAACTCAACCTGCGGTTGACTACCTTGGCCCACACACCCTAAATCGAATTATTCTCGTGAACCGAAGCAACCAATCCGAAATCAATGACGTCGCCTGGCGTGCCTGCGACACCTTCCGTGGTGTCGTCGACGCCGAGAACTACCGGAACTACATCCTCGTGATGCTGTTCTGGAAATACATGTCTGACGTGTGGCGCGATCATCGCGACACCTACCTGCGTGAGTTCAAGGGCGACGAAGCCCGCGTTGCCCGTCGTTTGGCCCGCGAGCGTTTCCAACTTCCGGCCGGGTGCGACTTCTATTCCATCTACGAACAGCGCACCCAACCCGACATCGGAGAGCGAATGACGATAGCCTTGGCTGGCATCGAGGAAGCCAACAAAGCGAAGTTAGAGGGTGTTTTCCGTGAGGTGGACTTCAATTCAGACTCAAAACTAGGACAAGCGCGAGACCGCAACACTCGCCTCAAGCTCCTGCTCCAGGACTTCGCCGATCCTCGACTCGACCTCCGTCCCTCGGTGGTCGGCGAGGATGACGTCATCGGCAATGTCTACGAGTATCTGCTGGAGCGGTTCGCTTCGGATGCCGGGAAGAAAGCCGGTGAGTTCTACACCCCCGGCCAAGTCTCCAAGCTTCTCGCGATCCTACTAGCACCGAAGAAGGGACAGACGATCTGCGACCCCTCCTGCGGTTCCGGTTCTCTGCTCATCAAGGTGGGACGCCAGGCCGATGAGCGGGACTTCGCTCTCTTCGGGCAGGAGATGAACGGCACGACGCACGCCCTGTGCCGCATGAACATGTTCCTGCATGGCATGGATAATTTTCGTATCGAATGGGGTGACACTCTGCGTAACCCGCGACTCACCGAGCACGACCACTTAATGAAGTTCGACATCGTGGTGGCCAATCCACCCTTCTCGCTCGACAAATGGGGCCATGAAGACGCCGAGAAGGATCCCTTCCACCGCTACCACCGGGGTCTCCCCCCCAAGTCCAAGGGGGACTACGCGTTCATCACCCACATGATCGAGACGGCCCGAGAACGCACCGGCAAGGTTGGCGTGGTGGTCCCTCATGGCGTGTTGTTCCGTGGCGCTGCGGAAGGCAAGATCCGCCAGAAACTCATCGAGGAGAATCTGCTGGAAGCGGTCATCGGTCTACCAGCGAATCTCTTCTTCGGCACCGGAATTCCGGCGGCCATCCTGCTTTTCAACAAGGGTAAAACCCACGGCGATGTGCTTTTCATTGACGCTTCCCGCGAGTTCAAGGAGGCGAAGAATCAGAGCGTACTCACCGATGAGCAGGTTCAGAAGATCGTGGATACCTTCCGGGCATTTAAGACGGTCGACAAATATGCCTACCGCGCCACTCCACAGGAGATTGCCGACAACGATTTCAACCTGAACATTCCCCGCTACGTGGATACCTTCGAGGAGGAAGCGGAGATCGATCTGGATGCCGTGAAGGCGGAGATTCAGCGGCTCGAGGCTGAACTTGCGACCGTCCGGGGCAAGATGAACGGCTA comes from Verrucomicrobiales bacterium and encodes:
- a CDS encoding restriction endonuclease subunit S, whose translation is MPKLGSIAEIRMGATLRGRDATRPDPNGSHRLIRIGDLSSDGELLKLDLLRFEPRTQISENLLLKPGDVLFPNRGTRLTAHAFRMDLPNVIVGAQFFVLRPDSTQLLPGYLAWFLRGEEAATHFTARRKGTLVQVLERKDLYDLAVPVPPLPTQARIVELSSLGRRERQISERLTELKWQELNLRLTTLAHTP
- a CDS encoding type I restriction-modification system subunit M — encoded protein: MAGTQPAVDYLGPHTLNRIILVNRSNQSEINDVAWRACDTFRGVVDAENYRNYILVMLFWKYMSDVWRDHRDTYLREFKGDEARVARRLARERFQLPAGCDFYSIYEQRTQPDIGERMTIALAGIEEANKAKLEGVFREVDFNSDSKLGQARDRNTRLKLLLQDFADPRLDLRPSVVGEDDVIGNVYEYLLERFASDAGKKAGEFYTPGQVSKLLAILLAPKKGQTICDPSCGSGSLLIKVGRQADERDFALFGQEMNGTTHALCRMNMFLHGMDNFRIEWGDTLRNPRLTEHDHLMKFDIVVANPPFSLDKWGHEDAEKDPFHRYHRGLPPKSKGDYAFITHMIETARERTGKVGVVVPHGVLFRGAAEGKIRQKLIEENLLEAVIGLPANLFFGTGIPAAILLFNKGKTHGDVLFIDASREFKEAKNQSVLTDEQVQKIVDTFRAFKTVDKYAYRATPQEIADNDFNLNIPRYVDTFEEEAEIDLDAVKAEIQRLEAELATVRGKMNGYLKELGL
- a CDS encoding DUF3892 domain-containing protein gives rise to the protein MPETAEIKCINKSDRPNPHERIRNVGGIGNGRRWTLTQADAIAGIESGKWRFFAQAQGSSVWVVVAVSRYGNKYLKTESDGEQPNNLLSLPECP